Below is a window of Vibrio gazogenes DNA.
ATTGTTGGCAGGATCTGTCTTCTTCTCTATGTCTTGATCAAGACATCACGATTCAGCCATCGTCAGGCCAGCTTCATGTGTCATTGCATCAGCTTGATTTAGCTCGCTTAGCCTATGTGTTGCCAGAAGAAACAACATTAAAAGGACGCGTCGATGCTGAAGCGTTTCTGAAATGGGCTCAAGGGAAGGACCAACAGTTACCGCCTCAAGCTGAGTTAACCGTGCTTGTCGAACAAGGTCAGTTACAGCAGCAGATTGCTATGAAGCCTTTGGTGGTGGCATGGCAGCAGATGAAGTTTCAAATGGATCTCAAAGACAACCATCTTGCTGCTACCGGCCAGATTGATCTGGCCGAACATGGTGCGCTTGATTTGACGGTCAAGATTCCCGATATCAAGCAGCAACAGAAACAGGTGACGGCAAATATCGATATCAATCGGTTGGATTTGAGCCTGATGCAATCTTTGTTAGGGGATTACAATGAGTTTCGTTCTATCGCTGATGGACACCTGAAAGTACATGGCGATCTGTTACATCCTCAAGTCACGGGAAAACTGGCTGTCAGTCGAATTCAGTTGCAAGGGGAAGTGACACCGGTCGATATTCAGCAAGGGAATATTGATATTCAGTTCGAAGGGTATCAGGCTCGACTTGCGGCTTTGGTGAAGACCCCGGAAGGCGAGCTACATCTTTCAGGGGACGCTGACTGGACGAAACTCGACGACTGGGCGGTTCATTCCCGATTATATGCTGACGGGGTGGATATCGATTTTCCTCCTTACGTGAAGCTAAAGGCGATCCCGGATATGACACTGACACTGACCCCGGAAGTCGCGCGAGTTGAAGGCTCTATTGAGTTACCTGAAGGAAAGATTACCGTTGATAAACTACCGGACAGTGCGGTTAAGGTCTCTCCTGATCAAGTTATTATTCAAGATTCTCAAACGGTTAAGCAGACGCAATCTTTGCCGTTTAATCTGGAAAGTAAAGTGACGGTGAAGATTGGTTCAGGGGTTCGGCTGTCAGCCTTCGGACTGAATGGGAAGCTGCAAGGCGAACTGAGAATTTCACAGCGAGACAATACCCCATTCATGACCGGAGAAGTCAATATTCTGAACGGGACATACCGCTCGCTGGGACAAGATTTGGTCATTCAACAGGGTAAAGTTATTCTGAATGGGCCGATCAGTCAGCCTTATGTGTCGATTACCGCCATTCGTAATCCGAATAATATTGCTGATAATGTCACGGCAGGGATCAAAGTGAACGGACCGGCGGATAATCCATCCGTGTCAGTCTTTTCGGAGCCGGCCATGGCGCAGGCGAATGCGCTCTCTTACTTAATTCGCGGACAAAACCTCGATGCAGAGTCGAATAATGGCGCGTTGACGACGAGCTTGATTGGTTTGAGTCTTGCCCAGAGTGGGAAATTGGTCGGAGAGATCGGGCAGGCATTTGGTGTTCAAGATCTCCAGTTAGATACATCCGGCTCGGGAGAACAGTCTCAGGTTACAGTGAGTGGTTATGTTCTACCGGGATTGCAAGTGAAATACGGGGTTGGTATTTTTAACTCTGTCGGTCAGTTCACAGTGCGTTATCGCTTGATGAGTGATTTGTATGTTGAAGCGATCTCCGGGTTGACGAGTACCATGAATGTCTTGTATCAATTTGAGTTTAATTAAAGACAGAGTGATGACTTGATGTCATCCATCAACTTTCACCGTGAAAAGTCGCTATGTTGCATGATTTCTGTGACGAGAGCGTCTATGGTTAGAAATGTCGCTGTGAAAGGATGAAGTCAGACTCAGATAAACGTGATGAGAGAATAAACAAGGAGTGTTTATGCAGCAGCATTTAGTATTTGTCTACGGGACGTTGCGTGATGGAGAATATAATCACTGGTATTTGGGTGAAAGTTCGATGCTGGGATATTACGAAACGCCACCGGAATTTTCCTTATATGATCTCGGGCCTTATCCGGGGTTAATTGAAGGACATCAGTCGGTCATGGGCGAGATCTATGTCGTGGATGATCAAACCTTATCCCGTTTGGATGAGTTGGAAGATGTTCCCGTTGAATACCGCCGTGAACAGATTGAAACGCCCTTTGGGATGGCTTGGATCTATTTTTATCAGGATGTCTCTAAGTTAAGTCAGGTAATTGCATCCGGAGATTGGTGTCAGCGGATCTGAGTTCATTGCACAATCAGCTTCTATCTTCATATAAAGAAAAAGGAGAGATAAAAATCTCTCCTTATGCTTCTCAGTCAACAGACGAATTATTTGTTTTGTGCGCGCTCATAAGAGGATTGGATCTCTGCGCGAGCTGATGCTGCATCTTCCCAGCCATCAACTTTTACCCATTTGCCTGATTCAAGCTCTTTATAGCGCTCGAAGAAATGTTTGATTTGTGCTTTCAGCAACTCAGGCAGATCATTGACATCTTGAATATGGTCATATTCTTTGGTCAGTTTTGAGTGAGGCACGGCAACAACTTTTGCATCTTCACCGGATTCATCCGTCATTTTCAGTACACCGACAGGACGGCAGCGAATGACTGCACCGGGAACCAGCGGATAAGGTGTCGGAACCAGCACGTCAACCGGGTCACCATCCAAAGAAAGCGTATTGTTTACATAACCGTAGTTACATGGGTAGAACATTGGTGTAGACATGAAGCGGTCTACAAATACAGCACCAGACTCTTTGTCTACTTCATATTTGATTGGATCAGCATTCGCCGGGATTTCAATGACGACATAGATATCATCAGGCAGAGATTTACCTGCTGGTACGTTATTCAAACTCATGAATGTATTCCTTACTGTTTAGCGGACGTTTTGAAGCGCCTATTATTATTCACTTCACCGTTGAACGCAAAAAGTGTTGATCACTGAACCGTGATGGGACAAGAAAAAGCGCCCGGAGGCGCTTTACAGAGAGATTTAATCGTCTTGATGGGCTTCCAGAAACGCTTGGAGTTTGGTGACCATGTTTTTTGAACCGACAAAAAACGGTACACGCTGGTGTAGCTCTTGCGGGTTAAGGTCAAGAATCCGGTTGGGGCCATCAGTGGCAATACCGCCGGCTTGCTCCATCAGGAACGCCATGGGATTACATTCGTACAGTAGGCGGAGTTTACCTTGTGGGTGACTGAGTGTACTTGGATACAGGTAAATACCGCCTTTGAGGAGGTTACGGTGAAAATCCGCAACCAGCGATCCGATATAGCGTGACGTGTAGGGACGATTATCTTCCGGCACGTTTTCCTGACAGTGTTTAATATATTTTTTCACCCCGGTCGGGAAACGAATGTAGTTCCCTTCGTTAATCGAATAGATTCTGCCATCTTCCGGAATCATCATGTTTTCATGGGAGAGACAGAAGGTGCCTAACGACGGATCGTAAGTAAACCCATTGACGCCATTGCCGGTGGTGTATACCAGCATTGTGGAAGATCCATAAATGACGTATCCGGCTGCGACCTGTTTATGACCCGGTTGCAGAAAGTCTTCCGCTGTCGGAGTGGTACCAATCGGAGAGACACGGTGGTAAATCGAGAAAATGGTTCCGACCGACACATTCACATCAATATTGGTTGAGCCGTCAAGCGGGTCCATCAACACGACATACTTAGCATTCTTATTCAATTCTTTATTGAATATGATCGCTTCGTCTTCTTCTTCACTGGCGACACCGCAGACCTGGTCTCTGGCTTCAAGTGCTGCTTTAAACTTCTCATTGGCGTAAACATCGAGTTTTTGCTGATCTTCGCCCTGAATATTTTCTGTACCGACAGCCCCGGTAATATCGACGAGTCCCGCTTTGTTGATTTCACGGTTTACGATTTTTGCTGCCAAACGTATCGAAGCAAGAAGGGAAGAGAGCTCTCCGCTTGCGTGAGGAAAATCAGTTTGTTTCTCAACAATGAATTCTCCTAAGGTTCTCATCTCTGACATGTTATTTCCTTGAAAAGCAATCATGAATACTTGCCATTCGTCTGAAAGACAGCAAATTGGCATTATGCAAATGGGCGATGGATGCCCTTTAAATAAGATTCTATGATCCGGATCTTATTTAAGGTAATAAAGTAACTGACCTAGATCTCATTTTTCATACAAGATGGCGACAAGCGTGAATCCTGCCAGACTGAGGGTAAAATCTCTGTCGGATTGTTGATTTCCGGCTCGCTTTTATGATGTGAATCATGATAATGAAGGGCAGTAAGATGAGCGAAAATCAGAGCAGAGGACTGAGGGATTCATGCACATACATATACTCGGAATTTGTGGCACATTTATGGGTGGCGTCGCGACGCTGGCTCGTCAGATGGGACATCGGGTCACCGGTTCCGATGCCAATGTTTATCCACCAATGAGCACGTTGCTGGAATCTCAAGGCATTGAAATTATAGAGGGTTTTGATGTCGAACAACTCAATCCTCGGCCGGATTTAGTGGTGATCGGTAATGCACTGAGTCGGGGGAATCCCTGTGTCGAGTATGTCCTCAATCATCGTCTGCCCTATACATCCGGACCACAGTGGTTGAGTGAGTTTTTGCTGCGGGAACGATGGGTACTGGCGGTGGCTGGAACACATGGTAAAACCACGACTGCCAGTATGTTGAGCTGGATACTGGAATATTGTGGTTATCAGCCCGGTTTTCTAGTCGGTGGTGTGCTCGGTAACTTCGGCATTTCTGCCAGACTGGGTGAAAGTGACTTTTTTGTCGTCGAAGCCGATGAATATGACAGTGCTTTTTTCGATAAGCGATCTAAGTTTGTTCACTACCATCCGAATACGCTGATCCTGAACAATTTAGAGTTCGATCATGCTGATATCTTTGACGATCTTGAGGCAATTAAGAAACAATTTCATCATTTGGTTCGGACGGTTCCCGGCATTGGTCGTATCCTTTCTCCCCAAAATGATACTGCTTTAAATGATGTTTTGGCACAAGGTTGCTGGAGCGAGCAAGAACTTTGCGGTGAGAATGCAAACTGGAATGCAACAAAATTAGAAAAAGATGGATCTTCATTCCAGATTTTATTAAATGGGGAGACAGTTGGCACC
It encodes the following:
- a CDS encoding gamma-glutamylcyclotransferase family protein yields the protein MQQHLVFVYGTLRDGEYNHWYLGESSMLGYYETPPEFSLYDLGPYPGLIEGHQSVMGEIYVVDDQTLSRLDELEDVPVEYRREQIETPFGMAWIYFYQDVSKLSQVIASGDWCQRI
- the ppa gene encoding inorganic diphosphatase; this translates as MSLNNVPAGKSLPDDIYVVIEIPANADPIKYEVDKESGAVFVDRFMSTPMFYPCNYGYVNNTLSLDGDPVDVLVPTPYPLVPGAVIRCRPVGVLKMTDESGEDAKVVAVPHSKLTKEYDHIQDVNDLPELLKAQIKHFFERYKELESGKWVKVDGWEDAASARAEIQSSYERAQNK
- the fbp gene encoding class 1 fructose-bisphosphatase; amino-acid sequence: MSEMRTLGEFIVEKQTDFPHASGELSSLLASIRLAAKIVNREINKAGLVDITGAVGTENIQGEDQQKLDVYANEKFKAALEARDQVCGVASEEEDEAIIFNKELNKNAKYVVLMDPLDGSTNIDVNVSVGTIFSIYHRVSPIGTTPTAEDFLQPGHKQVAAGYVIYGSSTMLVYTTGNGVNGFTYDPSLGTFCLSHENMMIPEDGRIYSINEGNYIRFPTGVKKYIKHCQENVPEDNRPYTSRYIGSLVADFHRNLLKGGIYLYPSTLSHPQGKLRLLYECNPMAFLMEQAGGIATDGPNRILDLNPQELHQRVPFFVGSKNMVTKLQAFLEAHQDD
- the mpl gene encoding UDP-N-acetylmuramate:L-alanyl-gamma-D-glutamyl-meso-diaminopimelate ligase — encoded protein: MHIHILGICGTFMGGVATLARQMGHRVTGSDANVYPPMSTLLESQGIEIIEGFDVEQLNPRPDLVVIGNALSRGNPCVEYVLNHRLPYTSGPQWLSEFLLRERWVLAVAGTHGKTTTASMLSWILEYCGYQPGFLVGGVLGNFGISARLGESDFFVVEADEYDSAFFDKRSKFVHYHPNTLILNNLEFDHADIFDDLEAIKKQFHHLVRTVPGIGRILSPQNDTALNDVLAQGCWSEQELCGENANWNATKLEKDGSSFQILLNGETVGTVSWDLIGDHNVHNAIMAVAAARHVGVVPEMACEALGQFINTKRRLELRGEVHGVTVYDDFAHHPTAIQQTLAGLRAKVGSQRIIAVLEPRSATMKMGVHKQVLADALAQADMVFLYQPEELTWPVADVVAQCHQPGYVADEIDALVQQVVQVVHPGDSILVMSNGGFGGIHDKLLLQLERGYHA